The DNA sequence GGCGCCGGCCTGGGTGAGGAGGGCGTCGCGGTCGGCGAAGTAGTTGGAGGCGGTTCCGGCGGGTACGGCCGCGGCGGTGTCGACGGCGCGGAAGGTGAGTCCGCGGGCGCCTTGGGCGGCGAGGACGTCGATGGCGGCGTCCAGCAGCGCGCGGCGGCGGGGTTCGTTGGTGCGGGGCATGGTTCGGCCCTCCCTGGAAAACTAGAAAAGACGATGCGTGTAGTACTACGTCCATAGTACTTTGTTTGTCGTTGTTTCGAGGGAGGAGTCCGATGCAGACCAAGAGCATGATCGGCTTTGCGCTGTCGGTGCGGGATCCGGGCGCGTGTGCGGAGTGGTTCGCCGACCACTTCGGGTTCGCGGTCCGGGTCGACATCGGCTGGTTCGTGGACACCGCCTCGCCCGATCTGGCCGGGGTCAGTCTGGACTTCGTGCAGCGTGACCACGAGAGCCTGGCCCCGGCGCTGCGCGGGCAGGCGGTGTCGGGGGCGATGGTGGCTTTCCTGGTGGCCGACGTCGACGCCGAGGCCGCGCGGCTGCGCGCCGAGGGTGTGCAGTTCGCGCTGGAGGTGGTGAGCGAGCCGTGGGGGCAGCGGCGCTGCCAGGTGCTGGGGCCTGAGGGGGTGGTCGTGGAGGTGCTGCAGCTCGTCGAGCCCGATGCGCAGTGGTTGGCCGCCAACGGCCTGTGAGTCCCGGCGCGGCGTCCGGGTATTGAGCGGTCGCTCAATTCGGTCTAGGCTGTTTTTGAGCGACCGCTCAACCATCGGGAGGTCGACTGTGTCCCTGTCCCTCTACATCGAGACCGCGATAGCCGCCGACCTGGAGACGGTGTGGCGACGCACCCGCGACGCCGAGCTGCACCGCCGCTGGGACCTGCGCTTCACCGGGATCGCCGACCTGGACGGCGAGCGCGAGGAGGCCCAGCGCTTCACCTACACCACCCGGCTGCTGCCCGGTGTGGCCCTCACCGGCACCGGCGCCACCACCGCCGAGCGCACCCGAGCCGACGGAACCCGCATCTCCGCGCTGCGGTTCGGCTCGGCGCACGCGCTGAGCCCCATCGCCCACGGCGCCGGCCACTGGCGCTACACCCCCCGCGCCGGCGGCGTGGAGTTCGCGACCGCCTACCACTACCGCACGCGCTGGGGCCGCGCGGGCCGGATGCTCGACGCCGCGCTGCTGGCGCCGCTGATGGGCTGGGCCACCGCCTGGTCCTTCGACCGGCTGCGGCTGTGGTGCGAGCGCGGAGACAGCCCCGAGCGGCTGCGCACCGCGGCGCTGTGCGATGCGGGCGCGCGCGCCGCGGCGGTGGCCGCGGGCCTGGTGTGGCTGCCCGGCTGGGCGGGTGCGGCCGTGGTGGCCGCCGCCCTGCTGCTGCCCCCGCCGCCCATGGTCCCGGCGGCGCGGCGCTGCCGGCGGCGGCCGCGCCCGCGAGGCGGTACCGGCGCTCCCGCCCCGGCTGCGACCGGCGGAGGTGGGCGATGACGACCTCCGCTCCCCCGCTGTTCGTGCGCGCGCTGGGCTCCGACTTCGACCGGCTGCACCCGCGCCTGCAGGAGCGCTTCTCGGTAGGCCTGGCCGGGGGACGGGCCTGCGTCGGGCGCGGCGTCATGCACCGCGTCTGGCACGGCCCCCGCTACCTCGCCCCGTTTCTCGCCGTGGGCGCCCTGCGCAACATCCTCGTGCCCGAGACCGGCGAGAACGTGTTCTTCACAATCGAGAACGTGCCCTACCGCGACGCCTACGGCCGCGAGACCCTCACGTTCGTGCGGACCTTCGCCTTCCCCCGCCGACTGCGGCGCTTCGACGCGACCATGGTCTACAGCCCCCGGCGCGGCGGCATCGTGGACTACCTGGGCACCCACCAGCACCTTGCCACCGACCTGCACCCCCGCGTCGACGACAGCGGCGCCCTGGTGATCGAGTCGGGGCGCCACCGCCTGCGGGAGGGGCCGGTGGACGTGGGGGTGCCCGATGTGCTGGCGGGACGCGCGCTGGTGCGCGAGTCCTACGACGACGCGGCGGGGTGCTTCCGCATCGGCGTGGAGGTGTCCAACCCCCTCGTCGGGCCGCTGTTCGGCTATGAAGGGTGGTTCACCTGCACCTACCCCGAGGCCGCGGCGTATCGGCCGCGTGCGCGGCTGCGGCCGGTGCGCGAGGAGCAGCGGCTATAGTGCGGGCATGGCCCCCCAGACCCGCGCCCGGCTGCTGGCCGGCGCGCTGCAGACGCTGGTGGAGCAGGGTATCGCCGGTGCCTCGGCGCGCTCCATCGCCGCGGCGGCCGGGGTCAACCAGGGGTTGGTCTTCTACCACTTCGGTTCGGTGGACAACCTGCTGGCCGAGGCGTGCCGGTACGGCGCCGAGCAGCGGGTGGCGCGCTACCGCGGCCGCTTCGCCGCCGTGCAGACCATGGGCGAACTGGTGGAGCTGGGCCGTGAGGTCCACGCCGAGGAGCGGGCGGCCGGGCATGTGGCCACGCTGGCCCAGTTGCTGGCCGGCGCCCAGCACCACCCGCGCCTGGCCGAGGCCACCGCCGCCGGGCTGGAGCTGTGGATCGCCGAGCTGGAGCAGGTGCTGGAGCGCATCGTGGAGCGGGGCCCGATGGCCGGGCTCGTCGACGTTGGCGGGTTGGCCCGTTCGGCCGCGGCGGGCTTCGTGGGGCTGGAGCTCTACGAGGGCGCCGATGCCGCGGGTGCCGAGCGGGCACTGGGTGCGTTGGAGCAGCTGGGTGCCGCCGTGGGTGTGGTGGAGGAGATGGGGCCGCTGGCGCGGCGCATGCTGCGCGCGCGGCTGAAGCGCGGTTCCGCCCCCGTTTCGGGCTCGGCCGAGGTCGGCGAGGACGCCGCCTGCGCCCCGCCGGAGTGAGGCTCCGGGTTCGCGGCGCGGTGGCGGAGCGGGCCGGCCTCAGCGGCGCCGCGGCGGCAGTGTGACGCGGTC is a window from the Streptomonospora litoralis genome containing:
- a CDS encoding VOC family protein; amino-acid sequence: MQTKSMIGFALSVRDPGACAEWFADHFGFAVRVDIGWFVDTASPDLAGVSLDFVQRDHESLAPALRGQAVSGAMVAFLVADVDAEAARLRAEGVQFALEVVSEPWGQRRCQVLGPEGVVVEVLQLVEPDAQWLAANGL
- a CDS encoding DUF4166 domain-containing protein, which produces MTTSAPPLFVRALGSDFDRLHPRLQERFSVGLAGGRACVGRGVMHRVWHGPRYLAPFLAVGALRNILVPETGENVFFTIENVPYRDAYGRETLTFVRTFAFPRRLRRFDATMVYSPRRGGIVDYLGTHQHLATDLHPRVDDSGALVIESGRHRLREGPVDVGVPDVLAGRALVRESYDDAAGCFRIGVEVSNPLVGPLFGYEGWFTCTYPEAAAYRPRARLRPVREEQRL
- a CDS encoding TetR family transcriptional regulator, encoding MAPQTRARLLAGALQTLVEQGIAGASARSIAAAAGVNQGLVFYHFGSVDNLLAEACRYGAEQRVARYRGRFAAVQTMGELVELGREVHAEERAAGHVATLAQLLAGAQHHPRLAEATAAGLELWIAELEQVLERIVERGPMAGLVDVGGLARSAAAGFVGLELYEGADAAGAERALGALEQLGAAVGVVEEMGPLARRMLRARLKRGSAPVSGSAEVGEDAACAPPE
- a CDS encoding SRPBCC family protein; amino-acid sequence: MSLSLYIETAIAADLETVWRRTRDAELHRRWDLRFTGIADLDGEREEAQRFTYTTRLLPGVALTGTGATTAERTRADGTRISALRFGSAHALSPIAHGAGHWRYTPRAGGVEFATAYHYRTRWGRAGRMLDAALLAPLMGWATAWSFDRLRLWCERGDSPERLRTAALCDAGARAAAVAAGLVWLPGWAGAAVVAAALLLPPPPMVPAARRCRRRPRPRGGTGAPAPAATGGGGR